The following proteins are encoded in a genomic region of Neisseria perflava:
- a CDS encoding putative quinol monooxygenase yields MSSIQIVALVTVKPEYTEDLAAQFKELVKASRAEEGNISYDLHQEIGKPNHFVFVESWKSQAAIDEHNASEHFQNFVKSIEGKTEALEIVLMNQVPA; encoded by the coding sequence ATGTCAAGCATCCAAATCGTTGCATTAGTTACCGTCAAACCCGAATACACCGAGGATCTGGCTGCGCAGTTTAAAGAATTGGTCAAAGCCAGCCGTGCAGAAGAAGGCAACATCAGCTACGACCTGCACCAAGAAATTGGCAAACCCAACCATTTCGTATTCGTAGAAAGCTGGAAATCCCAAGCAGCTATTGACGAACACAATGCCAGCGAACATTTCCAAAACTTCGTCAAATCCATCGAAGGAAAAACCGAAGCATTGGAAATTGTCTTGATGAACCAAGTCCCCGCTTAA
- the ilvN gene encoding acetolactate synthase small subunit produces MRHILSILMENESGAMSRVVGLFSARDYNIDSLAVAPTEDKTLSRMTIVTHGDEHVIEQITKQLNKLIEVVKVVDLNESRFVERELMLVKVRAVGKDRDEFLRLTEIYRGSVIDVTDRSYTIEITGSTEKLDSFLETVGRAQILETVRTGAAGIGRGERILKI; encoded by the coding sequence ATGCGACATATCTTATCTATTCTGATGGAAAATGAATCAGGTGCGATGAGCCGTGTGGTAGGTTTGTTCTCCGCACGCGATTACAACATCGACTCCCTGGCCGTAGCCCCAACCGAAGACAAAACCTTGTCCCGTATGACCATTGTTACCCACGGCGATGAGCACGTCATCGAGCAAATCACCAAACAACTCAACAAACTGATTGAAGTTGTCAAAGTGGTTGACTTGAACGAAAGCCGTTTTGTCGAACGCGAACTGATGTTGGTAAAAGTCCGCGCCGTCGGCAAAGACCGCGACGAATTCCTGCGATTGACCGAAATCTACCGCGGCAGCGTTATTGATGTAACAGACCGCAGCTATACCATCGAAATCACAGGCTCTACCGAAAAACTCGACTCTTTCCTCGAGACAGTCGGTCGTGCTCAAATTTTGGAAACCGTCCGCACAGGCGCAGCCGGCATCGGCCGCGGTGAGCGTATTTTGAAAATTTAA
- the hisG gene encoding ATP phosphoribosyltransferase codes for MTDTLLTIALSKGRIFEETLPLLAAAGIVPAEEPEKSRKLIIGTNHDNIRLVIVRATDVPTYVQYGAADFGIAGKDVLIEHGGDGLYQPLDLHIASCRMMVAVKKGFDYAAASKPGSRLRIATKYPDIAAEHFAGKGVHVDIIKLYGSMELAPLVGLSDAIVDLVSSGNTLKANGLEAVEHVADISSRLVVNKAALKTKYALLNPIIQAFENAAKAV; via the coding sequence ATGACCGACACACTTTTAACGATTGCTTTATCCAAAGGACGGATTTTTGAGGAAACCCTGCCGCTGTTGGCTGCTGCAGGTATTGTGCCTGCGGAAGAGCCAGAAAAATCGCGCAAGCTGATTATTGGTACCAATCATGACAATATCCGTTTGGTAATTGTACGTGCAACCGATGTGCCGACTTATGTGCAATATGGTGCGGCGGATTTTGGTATTGCCGGTAAGGATGTGCTGATCGAGCATGGCGGAGATGGCCTATATCAACCTTTGGATTTGCACATCGCCTCATGCCGCATGATGGTTGCGGTTAAAAAAGGTTTTGATTACGCCGCTGCGTCCAAACCCGGCAGCCGCTTGCGGATTGCCACCAAATATCCCGACATCGCCGCCGAACATTTTGCCGGCAAGGGTGTGCATGTGGACATCATCAAACTGTACGGATCGATGGAGCTTGCGCCTTTGGTCGGTTTGAGCGACGCGATTGTCGATTTGGTTTCCAGCGGCAATACATTGAAGGCCAATGGTTTGGAAGCTGTGGAACATGTGGCTGATATTTCCAGCCGCTTGGTGGTCAACAAAGCTGCCTTGAAAACCAAATATGCGTTGTTGAATCCGATTATTCAGGCATTTGAAAATGCCGCTAAGGCCGTCTGA
- the hisD gene encoding histidinol dehydrogenase produces MKKLDTQSPDFQAELKALLAFETAQNPEIDRIVADICADVQKRGDAALIEYTNRFDGTSAQTIDDLILTQDDLQSAFERLPENIQTALKTAARRVESYHQHQKMESWTYEDEDGTLLGQQITPLDRVGIYVPGGKAAYPSSVIMNAMPAHVAGVKEIIMVVPTPKGERNDIVLAAAFVAGVTKVFTVGGAQAVAALAYGTESVPQVDKITGPGNAFVAAAKRRVFGVVGIDMVAGPSEILVIADGTTPADWVAMDLFSQAEHDEIAQAILIGTSQAYLDEVQTAMNRLIETMPRRAIIEASLGNRGAMILAKDLDEACEIANYISPEHLELSVENPQEWVKKIRHAGAIFMGRYTSESLGDYCAGPNHVLPTSRTARFSSPLGTYDFQKRSSLIQVSEQGAQKLGKTASVLAHGESLTAHARAAEFRLKD; encoded by the coding sequence ATGAAGAAACTCGACACCCAATCCCCTGATTTTCAAGCCGAACTCAAAGCATTACTCGCTTTTGAAACCGCGCAAAACCCTGAAATCGACCGTATTGTTGCCGACATCTGCGCCGATGTTCAAAAACGCGGCGATGCGGCGCTGATTGAATACACCAACCGCTTTGACGGCACATCCGCTCAAACCATCGACGATTTAATTCTGACGCAAGACGATTTGCAGTCTGCGTTTGAGCGTTTGCCTGAAAACATTCAGACGGCCTTGAAAACGGCCGCGCGACGGGTGGAAAGCTATCATCAACACCAAAAAATGGAGTCGTGGACTTACGAAGACGAAGACGGCACGCTTTTAGGCCAACAGATTACGCCGCTTGACCGTGTCGGTATTTATGTTCCGGGCGGTAAAGCCGCTTATCCGAGTTCCGTCATCATGAATGCCATGCCTGCCCACGTTGCCGGCGTGAAAGAAATCATCATGGTCGTTCCCACTCCGAAAGGCGAGCGCAACGATATTGTGTTGGCGGCTGCTTTTGTGGCTGGTGTGACTAAAGTGTTTACGGTCGGCGGAGCGCAGGCGGTTGCGGCTTTGGCTTATGGTACGGAATCTGTGCCTCAAGTCGATAAGATTACCGGCCCGGGCAATGCTTTTGTCGCTGCGGCCAAACGACGCGTGTTCGGCGTGGTTGGTATCGATATGGTGGCAGGGCCGTCTGAAATTTTGGTGATTGCCGATGGCACGACGCCTGCTGATTGGGTGGCCATGGATTTGTTCAGTCAGGCGGAACACGATGAAATTGCACAAGCGATTTTGATCGGTACTTCTCAAGCGTATTTGGACGAAGTTCAGACGGCCATGAACCGCCTGATTGAAACCATGCCTCGCCGTGCGATTATTGAAGCTTCATTGGGCAACCGCGGTGCAATGATTTTGGCTAAAGACTTGGACGAAGCCTGCGAAATCGCCAACTATATTTCTCCCGAACACTTGGAATTGTCGGTTGAGAATCCGCAAGAGTGGGTGAAAAAAATCCGCCACGCCGGCGCTATTTTCATGGGACGCTATACCAGTGAAAGCCTTGGTGACTATTGCGCAGGCCCCAACCACGTTTTACCGACCAGCCGCACGGCGCGTTTCTCTTCTCCTTTGGGAACATATGATTTCCAAAAACGCTCCAGTCTGATTCAGGTTTCAGAACAAGGCGCGCAGAAGTTGGGTAAAACCGCCAGCGTGTTGGCGCATGGCGAAAGCTTGACCGCACACGCCAGAGCGGCTGAGTTCCGTTTGAAAGACTGA
- a CDS encoding SCO family protein gives MLSVTRTFLLSAFALAALAACQPKEEAKEASSTPAASAAPAASGESAPKVQARGTDMRKEDIGGDFTLTDGDGKPFSLSDLKGKVVILSFGYTHCPDVCPTELLTYSDTLKQLGDQAKDVKVVFVSIDPERDTPEVIGKYAKQFNPDFIGLTATGDQSLPVIKQQYRVVSAKVNQKEDSENYLVDHSSGAYLIDKNGEVAIFSPYGSEPETIAADVKTLL, from the coding sequence ATGCTTTCCGTTACACGAACTTTCTTACTCAGTGCTTTTGCGTTGGCTGCTCTGGCTGCTTGTCAGCCTAAAGAGGAGGCCAAGGAGGCTTCTTCGACACCTGCCGCTTCTGCCGCACCGGCTGCTTCCGGTGAGTCTGCACCCAAAGTGCAAGCGCGTGGTACTGATATGCGCAAAGAAGATATTGGCGGCGATTTCACATTGACCGATGGCGACGGCAAACCTTTCAGCCTGAGTGATTTGAAAGGCAAAGTGGTTATCCTGTCTTTCGGTTATACCCACTGTCCTGACGTATGCCCAACCGAGTTGCTGACTTACAGCGACACTTTAAAACAATTGGGCGATCAGGCTAAAGACGTGAAAGTAGTATTTGTCAGCATCGACCCTGAGCGCGACACGCCTGAAGTAATCGGCAAATACGCCAAACAGTTCAACCCTGATTTTATCGGCCTGACGGCTACCGGCGATCAAAGCCTGCCTGTCATCAAACAGCAATACCGTGTGGTATCGGCTAAAGTCAACCAAAAAGAAGACAGCGAAAACTATTTGGTCGACCACTCTTCAGGTGCATATTTGATTGATAAAAACGGCGAAGTGGCGATTTTCTCGCCTTATGGCAGCGAGCCGGAAACGATTGCGGCTGATGTGAAAACTTTATTGTAA
- the ilvC gene encoding ketol-acid reductoisomerase yields MQVYYDKDADLSLIKGKTVAIIGYGSQGHAHAANLKDSGVNVVIGLRQGGSWKKAEAAGHDVRTVAEATKAADVVMILLPDENQPVVYKNEIEPNLKEGAVLAFAHGFNVHYNQIVPRADLDVIMVAPKGPGHTVRSEFLKGGGVPSLIAVYQDKSGKARDIALSYAAANGGTKGGVIETNFREETETDLFGEQAVLCGGVVELIKTGFETLTEAGYAPEMAYFECLHEMKLIVDLIYEGGIANMNYSISNNAEYGEYVTGVEVINDKSREAMRNALKRIQTGEYAKMFIQEGAVNYASMTARRRLTADHQIEKVGAQLRSMMPWIAKNKLVDQDKN; encoded by the coding sequence ATGCAAGTTTATTACGATAAAGACGCTGACCTTTCTCTGATCAAAGGCAAAACTGTTGCCATCATCGGTTACGGTTCACAAGGTCACGCACACGCAGCAAACCTGAAAGATTCCGGCGTAAATGTCGTCATCGGTCTGCGCCAAGGCGGATCTTGGAAAAAAGCCGAAGCAGCCGGCCACGACGTGCGCACCGTTGCCGAAGCAACCAAAGCAGCCGACGTTGTAATGATTCTGTTGCCTGACGAAAACCAACCTGTCGTATACAAAAACGAAATCGAGCCTAACTTGAAAGAAGGCGCAGTTTTGGCGTTTGCTCACGGCTTCAACGTACACTACAACCAAATCGTACCCCGCGCCGACCTCGACGTTATCATGGTTGCCCCTAAAGGCCCAGGCCACACCGTACGCAGCGAATTCCTGAAAGGCGGCGGCGTACCTTCCCTAATCGCCGTTTACCAAGATAAAAGCGGCAAAGCACGCGACATCGCCCTGTCTTACGCCGCAGCCAACGGCGGTACCAAAGGCGGCGTGATTGAAACCAACTTCCGTGAAGAAACCGAAACCGACCTCTTCGGCGAACAAGCCGTATTGTGCGGCGGCGTGGTTGAATTGATCAAAACCGGCTTCGAAACCCTGACTGAAGCAGGCTACGCCCCAGAAATGGCCTACTTCGAATGCCTGCACGAAATGAAGCTCATTGTTGACCTGATTTACGAAGGCGGCATCGCCAACATGAACTACTCCATTTCCAACAATGCAGAGTACGGCGAATACGTAACCGGCGTCGAAGTCATCAACGACAAATCCCGCGAAGCCATGCGCAATGCCCTCAAACGCATCCAAACCGGCGAATACGCTAAAATGTTCATCCAAGAAGGTGCCGTCAACTATGCCAGCATGACAGCCCGTCGCCGTCTGACCGCTGATCATCAAATTGAAAAAGTCGGCGCTCAACTGCGTTCCATGATGCCTTGGATTGCCAAAAACAAACTGGTTGACCAAGACAAAAACTAA
- the porB gene encoding trimeric porin PorB has translation MKKSLIALTLAALPVAAMADVTLYGQIKAGVEISKVKLGEQTAAKLGHEKSSKTATEIADFGSRIGFKGHEHLGNNLNAIWQVEQSTSIAGGDKEWASRESFIGLEGGFGKVRAGKLDSTVKDSSDNVDQWESSNGALNMSVFTRVDERAVSVRYDSPVFSGFSASVQYTPRDNANPSDKYTHNDATRDTYYAGLNYENSGFFGQYAGGFRKNAVSEKDGHVHRLVGGYDANNLFVSVAGQYAKNWETLGDYAEAQSNGVVTSAMRAAGTNASNVVFGTAAGLDSRPAETIEVAATAAYRAGNVTPRVSYAHGFKAKVDGEKLKGTQYDQVIVGADYDFSKRTTALVSAGWLRGAESGPHKVETISGLVGLRHKF, from the coding sequence ATGAAAAAATCTCTGATTGCCCTGACTCTGGCGGCTCTGCCTGTTGCAGCTATGGCTGACGTAACTCTGTACGGTCAAATTAAAGCTGGCGTTGAAATATCCAAAGTAAAATTGGGTGAACAAACTGCTGCTAAACTGGGTCACGAGAAAAGCTCTAAAACTGCTACTGAAATCGCTGACTTCGGTTCACGCATCGGCTTCAAAGGCCACGAACACTTGGGTAACAACCTGAATGCTATTTGGCAAGTTGAACAGTCTACTTCTATCGCCGGTGGCGACAAAGAGTGGGCCTCTCGCGAATCTTTCATCGGTTTGGAAGGTGGCTTCGGTAAAGTTCGTGCTGGTAAACTGGACTCTACTGTTAAAGACTCTAGCGACAATGTTGACCAATGGGAAAGCAGCAACGGCGCTTTGAATATGTCTGTATTTACCCGTGTTGACGAACGTGCAGTTTCTGTACGCTACGACAGCCCTGTATTCTCAGGCTTCAGCGCAAGCGTACAATACACTCCACGCGACAACGCTAACCCTTCTGACAAATACACTCACAACGACGCTACCCGTGACACTTACTACGCTGGCCTGAACTACGAAAACTCTGGCTTCTTCGGTCAATACGCCGGTGGTTTCCGTAAAAACGCCGTTTCTGAAAAAGACGGTCACGTACACCGCTTGGTAGGTGGTTACGATGCTAACAACCTGTTCGTATCTGTAGCCGGTCAATACGCTAAAAACTGGGAAACTTTGGGTGACTACGCTGAAGCCCAATCTAACGGTGTTGTAACTTCTGCTATGCGTGCTGCCGGTACTAACGCTTCTAACGTAGTATTCGGTACTGCTGCTGGCTTGGACAGCCGTCCTGCTGAAACCATCGAAGTTGCCGCTACTGCCGCTTACCGCGCCGGTAACGTAACTCCTCGCGTTTCTTACGCTCACGGCTTCAAAGCTAAAGTTGACGGCGAAAAACTGAAAGGCACTCAATACGACCAAGTTATCGTTGGTGCTGACTACGACTTCTCTAAACGCACCACTGCTCTGGTTTCTGCCGGCTGGTTGCGTGGTGCTGAGTCTGGCCCTCACAAAGTTGAAACCATCTCTGGTTTGGTTGGCCTGCGTCACAAATTCTAA
- the ilvB gene encoding biosynthetic-type acetolactate synthase large subunit, with translation MQLSGAQIVVQSLKAEGVEYVFGYPGGAVIEIYDAIFQLNKFKHILTRHEQAAVHAADAYARVSGKVGVALVTSGPGVTNALTGIATAYSDSIPLVIISGQVGNSLIGTDAFQEVDTVGITRPCVKHNFLVTNIGELADTIKKAFQIAASGRPGPVVVDIPKDVTQAMAKFSYPQEDIFIRSYQPVVQGHIGQIKKAVQMLASAKRPIVYFGGGVVLGNASEEMTQFIRMTGVPCTGTLMGLGAYPSSDRQFLGMLGMHGTYEANLAMQNADVVLAIGARFDDRVVSVPSKFLDKPKKIIHIDIDPSSIAKRVKVDIPIVGDVKNVLTEIIHLWGKQETAPSADSLDKWWKTIEEWRSHNCLWFENDSEIIKPQYVVQKLAEITKNSAIITSDVGQHQMFAAQYYPFERPRQWLNSGGLGTMGVGLPYALGAKLAAPEQDVFCITGEGSIQMNIQELSTCFQYNVPINVVTLNNGYLGMVRQWQELYYGNRESETYFDSLPDFVKLAESYGHIGIRVDKKSDVEGALLEALNQKDRLVFLDFLTDKKQNVLPMVGNGKGLDEMVLPPHMRDIAKA, from the coding sequence ATGCAATTATCAGGCGCACAAATCGTCGTGCAAAGTCTCAAAGCCGAAGGTGTTGAATACGTATTCGGCTATCCCGGTGGTGCGGTTATCGAAATCTACGATGCCATTTTCCAACTCAACAAATTCAAGCACATTCTGACCCGCCATGAGCAGGCAGCCGTACATGCGGCAGATGCCTATGCCCGCGTCAGCGGCAAAGTCGGCGTGGCCTTGGTAACTTCCGGCCCGGGCGTAACCAACGCATTGACCGGCATTGCTACCGCGTATAGCGATTCCATCCCACTGGTCATTATCAGCGGCCAAGTGGGCAATTCCCTCATCGGTACAGATGCGTTCCAAGAAGTGGATACGGTCGGCATTACCCGCCCTTGTGTCAAACACAACTTCCTAGTTACCAATATTGGCGAGCTGGCTGATACGATTAAAAAAGCCTTCCAAATTGCCGCCAGCGGCCGTCCGGGCCCCGTTGTCGTCGATATTCCTAAAGATGTTACTCAAGCGATGGCCAAATTCAGCTATCCGCAAGAAGACATCTTCATCCGCTCCTACCAACCGGTTGTACAAGGTCACATCGGCCAAATTAAAAAAGCCGTACAAATGCTGGCTTCTGCCAAACGCCCCATCGTTTACTTCGGCGGCGGCGTGGTATTGGGCAATGCCTCCGAGGAAATGACCCAATTTATCCGCATGACCGGCGTACCCTGTACCGGCACATTAATGGGTTTGGGCGCTTACCCTTCCAGCGACCGCCAATTCTTGGGTATGCTGGGTATGCACGGTACTTACGAAGCCAACCTCGCCATGCAGAATGCAGACGTTGTACTGGCAATCGGTGCGCGCTTCGATGACCGCGTTGTTTCCGTACCGTCAAAATTCTTGGACAAACCCAAAAAAATCATCCATATCGACATCGACCCGTCCAGCATTGCCAAACGCGTTAAAGTGGACATTCCGATTGTCGGCGATGTCAAAAACGTATTGACCGAAATAATTCATCTGTGGGGCAAACAAGAAACTGCGCCTTCAGCAGACTCATTGGACAAATGGTGGAAAACCATCGAAGAATGGCGTTCGCACAACTGCCTGTGGTTTGAAAACGACAGCGAAATCATTAAACCGCAATACGTTGTTCAAAAACTGGCAGAAATTACCAAAAACTCAGCCATTATTACTTCCGACGTTGGCCAACACCAAATGTTTGCTGCTCAATATTATCCATTCGAGCGTCCCCGCCAATGGCTCAATTCCGGCGGTCTGGGTACGATGGGTGTAGGCCTACCTTATGCCCTCGGTGCCAAACTGGCGGCTCCGGAACAAGACGTCTTCTGTATCACAGGCGAGGGCTCTATTCAAATGAATATCCAAGAGCTGTCCACCTGCTTCCAATATAATGTCCCCATCAATGTCGTTACATTAAACAATGGCTATTTGGGTATGGTTCGCCAATGGCAGGAGCTGTATTATGGCAACCGCGAATCGGAAACCTATTTCGATTCATTGCCCGACTTTGTCAAACTGGCCGAATCCTACGGCCATATCGGCATCCGTGTGGACAAAAAATCCGATGTAGAAGGCGCTTTACTGGAAGCATTAAACCAAAAAGACCGTCTGGTATTCCTCGATTTCTTGACCGACAAGAAACAAAACGTACTGCCTATGGTCGGCAACGGCAAAGGTTTGGATGAAATGGTTCTGCCGCCGCATATGCGCGATATTGCAAAAGCGTAA
- the nfsA gene encoding oxygen-insensitive NADPH nitroreductase, whose amino-acid sequence MMQSKPTLDPILSHRSIRRFTSEPIADEILDTLVRAGQQASTSNNLQCVSIIRVSDLALRQGIHEAAGSAPYIVHCAEFLLFCIDFSKHKAMFPDAQIDWAEVTLIGAVDAGIMAQNVLLAAESLGLGGVYIGALRNDAQKVSDVLSLPDYCVPLVGLCLGYPDQDPPLKPRLPKEMVYAENACPSLNADAVEAYNQAVADYYELRKGSPIPWKESLAKTLGNPVRPHMLAFLQKKGFLKK is encoded by the coding sequence ATGATGCAAAGCAAACCGACACTCGATCCGATTCTTTCCCATCGTTCCATCCGCAGGTTTACTTCCGAACCGATTGCCGATGAAATCCTCGATACGCTGGTTCGCGCCGGACAGCAGGCTTCGACTTCCAACAACCTGCAATGCGTTTCCATTATTCGCGTATCGGATCTTGCGCTGAGGCAAGGGATACATGAAGCGGCTGGAAGCGCACCTTATATTGTCCATTGTGCGGAATTTTTATTGTTTTGCATCGATTTCTCCAAACACAAGGCAATGTTTCCCGATGCACAAATTGATTGGGCGGAAGTTACCCTGATTGGTGCGGTCGATGCAGGCATTATGGCGCAAAACGTATTGCTTGCCGCCGAATCGCTTGGGCTGGGCGGGGTGTATATCGGTGCGTTGCGAAATGATGCACAAAAAGTGTCGGACGTATTGAGCCTACCGGATTATTGCGTGCCTTTGGTGGGGCTGTGTCTCGGTTATCCTGATCAAGACCCGCCGCTCAAACCGCGCCTACCTAAGGAAATGGTGTATGCCGAAAATGCCTGTCCGAGCCTGAATGCCGATGCCGTTGAAGCCTATAATCAGGCAGTGGCGGATTATTATGAGTTGCGCAAGGGCAGTCCGATACCTTGGAAGGAATCGCTGGCCAAAACCTTGGGTAATCCTGTGCGGCCGCATATGTTGGCGTTTTTGCAGAAAAAAGGTTTTTTGAAAAAATAA
- a CDS encoding MarR family transcriptional regulator, translating to MSFSQTELVNAMHLLSTRLPQFPEQQNQVSRMLRIVTERLSSHLNENLKAFGINENLWFSLMAVYVSPNSEILPSRLSDLMDLTRTSATRLSDDMVERGWVERYINQKDRRQIVLKLTPSGETFIHEVWPQIARQSGQAWEDFTKEDYDTLQHLLGKLLNRLGN from the coding sequence ATGAGTTTTTCACAAACCGAATTAGTCAATGCAATGCATTTGCTTTCTACCCGCCTGCCTCAATTTCCCGAGCAGCAAAACCAAGTATCCCGCATGTTGCGCATTGTAACCGAACGTTTGAGCAGCCATTTGAATGAAAACCTGAAAGCGTTCGGCATCAATGAAAACCTGTGGTTTTCCCTGATGGCGGTTTACGTCAGCCCAAACAGCGAAATCCTGCCTTCGCGCTTGAGCGACCTGATGGACTTGACGCGCACCAGTGCCACACGCCTGTCGGACGATATGGTTGAGCGCGGCTGGGTAGAGCGTTATATCAATCAAAAAGACCGCCGTCAGATTGTGCTAAAATTGACCCCTTCGGGTGAGACCTTCATCCACGAAGTATGGCCGCAAATTGCCCGTCAGAGCGGCCAAGCGTGGGAAGATTTCACGAAAGAGGATTATGATACGCTGCAACACCTGTTGGGTAAACTGTTGAACCGTTTGGGCAATTGA
- a CDS encoding prephenate dehydrogenase, whose translation MNTSAFFPHITLIGVGLIGGSFMLDLKRLGLVQSVTGIDTNADNLNYALDCGIIDHAYPNICAESISRADLVLIATPVSVLPDVCRDIKPFLKETACVSDVGSTKQSALDAFRTHLSERLPQCFAAHPIAGSDQSGAKSARCGLFQNSRLIITLHGQEASDGLRRLKSLWQAVGSQIFTMSAEEHDNIFAAVSHLPHLAAFAYVHALVDHPHGKDYLPYAATGFRDFTRIASSHPAVWTDICMANRPALLKLTGDLKEQLSKLEQLLSDGNKTELYRYFEEAAQMRNDWLKNR comes from the coding sequence ATGAACACTTCCGCCTTTTTCCCCCATATCACCCTTATCGGCGTCGGTTTAATCGGCGGTTCGTTCATGCTCGACCTCAAACGCTTGGGGCTGGTGCAAAGCGTTACCGGCATCGACACCAATGCCGACAACCTCAATTACGCGCTCGACTGCGGCATCATCGACCATGCCTACCCGAATATTTGCGCCGAAAGCATCAGCCGTGCCGATTTGGTTTTGATTGCCACGCCGGTCTCCGTCCTGCCTGACGTATGCCGCGACATCAAGCCTTTCTTAAAAGAAACGGCCTGCGTTTCCGATGTCGGCAGCACCAAACAATCGGCACTCGATGCCTTCCGCACCCACTTGTCCGAGCGCCTGCCGCAATGTTTTGCCGCCCACCCGATTGCCGGTTCGGATCAAAGCGGCGCAAAATCCGCGCGTTGCGGTTTGTTTCAAAACAGCCGCCTGATTATTACGCTACACGGCCAAGAAGCTTCAGACGGCCTGAGACGGCTGAAAAGCCTGTGGCAGGCGGTTGGTTCGCAGATTTTCACCATGAGTGCCGAAGAACACGACAATATTTTTGCCGCCGTTTCCCACTTGCCGCACTTGGCCGCCTTTGCCTATGTCCACGCTTTGGTTGACCATCCGCATGGCAAAGACTACCTCCCCTATGCCGCCACCGGCTTTCGCGACTTTACCCGCATCGCTTCCAGCCATCCTGCTGTTTGGACAGACATCTGCATGGCCAACCGCCCTGCCCTGCTCAAACTGACCGGAGATTTGAAAGAACAATTATCCAAATTGGAACAACTCCTTTCAGACGGCAATAAAACCGAGCTTTACCGCTATTTTGAAGAAGCCGCACAAATGCGTAATGACTGGCTGAAAAACCGTTAA